The nucleotide sequence ATCATTGTACTCTTCAACAATCTAAAATAGGGGGAAGTCAATGTTGTAATGCAAGGTATAGAAGTTTATCAGGATGCTATTTGATGATAGTTAACAAAACAAATTCTTTACTTAAACACATTACAGCTTCAAATTTACTGTTCAGTAGAGCTTCATTCATTGCGGTATCACCACTGCATAGTGCACACGTGCTCTCTGCTGTGTGATCACCATGGCAATTGTACTCAACTAGCTTTCCATCTGTTTTTGACTGAATAAGCCGATGGACATAGTTGTCCCCAGCATAGTCCCAAACTTTCTGTGTCTCTAACTCAAGTGAATAACAATGTTGAGTTTCCTTCCAGTGTTCAATAGCGTGTCCACCTTTGTACCTGTGAATATGACCAGCAATTAAATCAAATAAGTTATTTAATAAATTCACAATTGCCAGAATAAACATGAAATATTTGACCTTCCACAGCCAACATGGCCACAGATTAGACATATCCAAAGATTCTCCGAAGTTCCACAAATAGAACACATGGATTTCTCTGGTTGCTGCTGACAATATCTACAGACCTGAAAGATACTTTCAATGTAAACACAAATGCCAAGCTGCCAACAAGAGTAAACGAATGGCGTACTATGTTTTTTTTTCCTAAAGCCAGGGGAAAAAAGACTATTAACAAAGGTCAAATCCAATCCATCCACTATCAAATGCAAAATGAAAGAAAGAATTGCTGAATGTACAAATTTGAAATACTGCTAGCTTGGTGATAAAAGATATTCCCATAGGCACCAATAGCATAGCTGAGTTTCATATTTCCATTTTGAATTTAAATACAGATGTGGCAATGATACAATCAGCACACAGTACTGCAATTAGTAAACTAATATAAAACAAACACATTAACCAATTAAATCATCTCAGTCACTTACCGGGCATGAGGAGTCTGTCCATTTTGATATGCACGAGCAGTGGAAAGAATGGTTGCAGATTGTTGTGAGAATACCTCCAGGATCTTGGTCAAGTCGTTCTATTTAAAGATTGAAACAAATAAATGATGTGATCAAAATAATCTTCAAACACCATCTTGTTTGGGCTGAAATATACTAGAGAGCTGATAAAAATGCATGGCACTGAGCCTCTATAAAGCAAAGTGAACATAAAAAGGAATAATAACACAAAGTTTCATGTACTATGCActgccaaaggaaaaaaacagaGAAATCTCCCAAAAGAAAACTAAGCACCCTACATTATAGTAAGCCAGTTTAACAGATGATATGTTTGAAAAACCCTAAATTCAAGTATTCCTATGCATGGATAAACCTTCTGTCATCAATTAAGAATAGGACAAAGACACAGGGAGGCTAGCtacaaatcacaatatatcacTATGAATAAACTGGAACCAGGGTTCAAAATTCAATAGCCACATTATCATGCACAAACTTAAAATATGGCCCAAGTTTTCCTTATGAATAAAGAGATAGCAAATGCACATGTGAGAAAATCAGGTCTCACTTCTCGAGTACAGGGGCGGAGGCTCATGGAGGCAAAACTGGGcctcccccccctccccccccccccccccccccccttccttTGTGCTTTGGTACCTATTAATCCTAGCTTTGGTAGACTGTAATTTCATAGATGCTTATAGACTGCATCTATAGTCATATCTGAAAAGCTTTGGTAGCTAGGAGCAGCAGTAGACTTTTCAATTTGCCCCTCCTTAATCTTGGTTCACCCTCCACCACTGCTCGAGTACATCTAACTTGACATAGATCACACACGTTCTCTTTCCATCAACCAGAGAATATATGACTGTACAAGCAGGAATCATGACTTGATTCCAAACGTACGGTACCGAACATTTCTAACCATTTCAGTGCAAtacaagagaaaaaaaaagataggCTACAAGCTTTCGAAGTTTCAATAATCAAACAAAACAGAACACTCTACCAATCGATTTTGAAAAACTGATAGTTGTTCAAGACAGCTAGACATACCAAGACATACTGGGCACGTGGGTTGCTCAGCCAAGTTTGTGACCGAGGTTTGTGCATGCTCAATCAATTGAGTGTAGTGCACATCTTCCACAAAACGGACATGGCAAACACCCCCCTGTACCACATAAACCTCCAATCAATAATCATTGTAAAATTTAATCACATCATCAGGAGAAAACACAATATTAAATTGCAGAGTAAAAAGAAATCAACACCTCCAGCGAAGAGAACTGCTTCCCATTGAAGTGCTTATAGAAGCTGTCTGTGGAGCTCTGAGTGTCGAAATTTATAAGAACACTGTACTGGTCCTCTGCTCCATCAGTTCTGCAACACAACCACCAATTAATACTAAAATCCACATACATGGAGATCACACGAACACATCAAGAGTTTGCCAATTTGGATGTTCCCGTATTACAAATAGAACAGAGCACAACATAAAGGAAACTAAACCAGCAAATTAACTCGGACCCAACTATTGAAACTACTCAGATTGTACAATTGGATCAATGGGTCTCTAGGGAAGCACGCAACCATATGATATAAAGGGTAAGCAAAGCATAACAGGAGTGATCAGGCAATGTGAGTAACCTGACTATGCGCATCTCGAGCGTGTGGGGGACGAAGGCACCGCAGAAACGGCAGAAGTCAGCGTAGGTCATGTGGTTGGGCACGGCGAGCACGCACACCCGCGGCTTCCTCCCCACCTACAAATACACACGGGCGAGCCAACCGTGGAGGTCAGGTTCATGTCACTAGACCCTATCCACGGAAATCCCAATCAGGCGTGGCTTACCGGGAGATGAGACCAGGAGGAGGCGGGTGGGTCGGGGTGGAGGACGACGACGCCGCGGGTCTCCTCGATGCGAGGGTTTCCCGAGGAGAAATGGACTGACTCCAGCGCGCGGTCGGAGGAGGAGGGCGCGGCGGGAGGTGGCTGAGGGGCAGCAGGCTTGCCACCGCTCGCCATGGCCGGAGGAAAGGCGACGGCGAGGAAATCAGCAGCTAGGTCCCCTGGAGAGTGGAGAGAACCAAGGGAGGGGTCTTTCTGTAAAACTGTTCCTTGGTTTGGTTACGCGCCGTGCGCATTTTCGGTCCCACCTGTTCGACCGACAGGTGGCCCCATCTGTCAGTAACCAAGAGGCC is from Miscanthus floridulus cultivar M001 chromosome 7, ASM1932011v1, whole genome shotgun sequence and encodes:
- the LOC136462844 gene encoding LOW QUALITY PROTEIN: BRAP2 RING ZnF UBP domain-containing protein 2-like (The sequence of the model RefSeq protein was modified relative to this genomic sequence to represent the inferred CDS: deleted 2 bases in 1 codon) gives rise to the protein MRTARNNQGTVLQKDPSLGSLHSPGDLAADFLAVAFPPAMASGGKPAAPQPPPAAPSSSDRALESVHFSSGNPRIEETRGVVVLHPDPPASSWSHLPVGRKPRVCVLAVPNHMTYADFCRFCGAFVPHTLEMRIVRTDGAEDQYSVLINFDTQSSTDSFYKHFNGKQFSSLEGGVCHVRFVEDVHYTQLIEHAQTSVTNLAEQPTCPVCLERLDQDPGGILTTICNHSFHCSCISKWTDSSCPVCRYCQQQPEKSMCSICGTSENLWICLICGHVGCGRYKGGHAIEHWKETQHCYSLELETQKVWDYAGDNYVHRLIQSKTDGKLVEYNCHGDHTAESTCALCSGDTAMNEALLNSKFEAIVEEYNDLVTFQLEKQRNYYESLVLEVKEETEREISAATEKAMSIKLQKLEAKFDKFREEKRFLDEVNGNLVKNQEMWIETIQKAQAREQAALRLKDEKIEKLQEELRGLIAHFECESAIAQARDSFSSDIPGDMILPIASESSSSGGDPVGGTRNGKQN